Genomic window (Acinonyx jubatus isolate Ajub_Pintada_27869175 chromosome B1, VMU_Ajub_asm_v1.0, whole genome shotgun sequence):
AGCTTTCATACGGACGTTATGGGGAACTTCTGGGAGGCAGCAAGGCGGGAAGGAGAGGTAATTTAGCACTCTGGGAAGGGTGATTAAATGACAGTGACGCTACGTCTCCCGATGGTTCTGGActctacagttttattttctagtaaCTTCTATACGGAGACACACtcaggcacgcacacacacacattctttcctACACAACATTGAACACACCGTGTATTTTGCATCCTGCTTCTCCCCTTTAATACCACGCCATGAGCATTCTTCCAAATTAGTAAAGAATACTGAAAACACTGTGTTAGCACACGGGAAGCCTTCTGCACCATGCTGGAGGTGCAGGTCATGCTAAGATTCTGCTGCTGTAACCGAGGCCGTGATAGAGACTCTGACACACGGCTCCTGCCCAGACTCTGAGCCCTTCCGTGGGATCACCAGGGAGGGGGTTTTCTGGGTCCAGGACCCAGAGTATCAAGAAGTTCCCAGTTCCCATGCGAAAGTGGCCTGTGAAGGAGCAAATCTGCTAATCACGGCTCCATTCGCAGGAGCCCAGGAGCTCAAGGCTTCCCGGACCCTCGTCCTCACTGGGGTGGTCCACCTTCCAACTAAGGCAGCCGCCCTGGGAATCTGAGGCCTGGGAAGGCCATGCCTGCCTCGCGCTCCTGGCCCCGGGTGGTGAGCCATCCTGCCGGGTGAGGAGAGAGAACACCGTGCTGAGGACACAGCCTGCCCCACGGCTGATGAGGCCTCCGCCTCGTTAGCAAGGAATCCGAGAGCAGGATGTGGTTTTCTTCTAATTAATAGAAATTCACAGAGCGTGGGCCTGAGACGCACAGGCTGGGCCCTGTCAGGAACAGATGGGTTCTCCGGATGGCTCCATGAAATCCGGCTCTAAGACTTGCAAAACAACTTGGCCTTTCTGGGAAGTTTGGTGCCTTcgctgtgtccccccccccccacagcccccccccctcccctccaggactTGGACGAGGGCTTTGACCCAAGGATCCGTGCGTTCTAAAGAGAATGCACgtgtggggtgggggccagcAGCCTGGTGAACGGCTCCGTGACCCACTTGTTCCCTAACAGACTATCGGCACAGGCTCCAGCCACACGCCGTACTTGGGCCGAGAGCCACGGTGCACACGGCCCTCTGGGAGCTCTGTCTGCAGGGGGGGACTGGCAGGGCGTGGTAAGGGGAAGGCCAGGAGGCACTGAACCAGAGGCACCCACTGCCACCCAGGCGGGTGGTGGCGAACGTTGTCACAACTGCTCTGTGGGCGGGTCAAGGGCCACACAAATCTGTAGCATTTGTCGATTTCCGTGGCGTAAAGGTCCCCACTGTGAGCCACGACACGCTATGAAAATGGCATCACGCCTCCACCCTGAGGCCGTCCTGGGGTGCCAGGAGGAGATGCCCCCCAAAAGAAGACCCCGCAGATGAGCCACAGGTCCCAGGAGGAAGTGGGgtcgaggaggggcagagcaaggatGCCAGCGTGCAGAGGGTAGGACGTATGCAGCAGTAGCCAAGGCTCCCGGGCTCACGATCCGCCAGAAGGAAGGTGGAGTTCACACCAAGTGcaagagggaagaggcagaagggtTTTAAGCAAAAGAACAACACAATCGGGTTTTGACTTAGGATGATGGAAAGGGGAGGCTtcctcatgctctgcctcttgtGCATCCACAAACCTCATTTCTTTCGACTCTGGTTCTTGTCTGGAATCCTCCCTTCTTTCAGCTCCAAATTCCTCCGCCCTGGCATCGTGTCTTGGCACCATCTCTTGACTGCAAAGTCGTCTTGACTGTTCCCCTGCATCCCCCTGGCCCTTTGCCTCACAGCACACAGTGAtctttttacaaaagaaattgaaccaTGTTgttctcctgcttaaaacccgCCAGCGGCTTCCCATTGCACGTACAAAGGATCCTAACGGGGGCCTGCAGGCTGTCCCCCCTCTGCCCCGTCTCACACCACACCCACCCTTGCCCACATGATCCCACCACGCTGGCTCCTCTGTTCTTCCAGTGAGCCAGGctcactcctgccccagggccttgccacttacttctccctctgcctgaaaAGGTCTCTGCCTGTTGCTCCTTTCCCACCTTGAAATGCTCAGCTTGATATTCCTCCCCTCCGAGTCCAGCCCCTAGCAGGTCTGACTGGCTGAGATTGGACAGCTACAAAATCTGGGGAAATGCATAAAGCAATTCTTTGCGAGCATTGAGTGGCAGCCGAGGCAGGGCTACAATCCTGGAGGGAAAGGATGTACATCAAGGTGAGCTCCATTTCTCCCTGGATTTCTCTCTGGAGCATTTTCCAAAGCCTGGGTCAGGAGTGGAGCCCAGGCCGTGCGGTGGTCCTGCTAGGTGGAGGGCTCAGAGGCGCTCTGATATCTGGGTCTGGGGAACAAAGTAACAGGAAGGAGAGAGCCTGGCACTGCCCTGGAAATGCCCCCTTGGGTCCTTGGCTGAATCCTAAGCTGAGCAGCATAGTGTGGGACTCTGGGGCCTCACAAAGGAGAGCAACTGGTCGGCCAATTGCTGAAGAGACTTCAGCGGTCACACACCGTCACCAAGTTGGCAGACTTTTGGCCAAGCCCCAGTTGAGCGTCCTCGGCAAATACTCAGGGGCCTCAGCTGCTACCACTGAAAGTCCGGGACCCAGGAGCAAGGTCCACACCATAGGAGGACAATCAGGCCCTAGGACGGGGTTGAAACTCACATACACCTGCACAGGAATGATACGGTCTGCTGATCATCCCACGACCTGCCAGAGGAAGACACACTCAACATCCTTTAGAGGGAGCTAATAATCAGGAGTCTCTACCACATCTCATCCTACACGATGTCCAACATacaaaagtttttgaaaattaccAGACACATGAAGAAGATGGAAAACGGGACTTAACCAAGAAGATAACCAAAGATCAACCAAACAGTTgatagaaacagacccagagataTCTAGATATTGGCATTAGCAGACAAGACCTTCAAAATATAGgaaagattggggtgcctgggggttcggttggttaagcatctcacttcagctcaggtcatgatctcatggtttgtgggttcgagccccacgtcgggctctgtgctgacagctcggagcctccaggcttcggatcctgtgtctccctctctctctgcccctgccctgctcgcaccctgtctctctctgtctctcaaaaatgaatacatggtaaaaaagattttttttaaatataggaaagatagacaaaatgaatgaaaagatgggAGTATTTCAATAGAGAATCAGAATCTCTTTAAGAAGGATAAAATGGATATTCTAGAgccaaaaaaatagaacaaatgaaatgaagaacTCATAGGATGGAATTATCAGAAGATAGGACACAAGAGAACACAGGATTAGTGAACTAAACACAGGTCAATAGAACATCCAAACTAAcgcacaaatattttttaaaaaggaagaaacagaacagtTTCCAAAGATATGGGATAGAGTAAAAAACTCTGGATAtccaggaaatgagagaaaaataggaCAGAATaacatatttgaataaataacGACCCCAAATTCTCCACACTTGATAAAAAAAACCCTTGAATCTACCATTTTAAGACGCTCACAAAAATGCAAgcaggataaatataaataaaaccacaccAGGCACATCATAGTCAATTTGCCAAAAcccaaagataaaaaggaaatcttaaagCAGTCAGAGACAAAATAACACatgtatttcagaaaaacaaaaccaagcaaaaaaaaaaaaaaaaaaaaaaaaagaactaggatAAAAACAACCAATTTTTGAACAGAAGCTATGGGAGCCAGAAGGCAATGAAATGAGATCTTCAAAGGGCCAAAAGAGGGGGAAATATCTGCCTACCTAAAATTCTAAATCCAGATCCTCACCAGAAGAAATAACCAAGTTCTTTGGACAGAAGGAAAACAGATCCCCAGGACTGAATGCACAGCTCAGACACGTGAGGACATGTGGGGAAACGTAGATCATTGCTGGCTttaaacaacaacagtaacaacgcCTCGTGACATTTATTAGACAGAGACATAATATATAtgctaaaaatgaagaaaagaagaaagaggaatggAGATAAACTGTTAAAATTTTTGCATTAATCATTAATAATTACTCACTTATTTGGGACTTCTGCATTACCTGCTAAAAGTACCAATGTAAggtacatttaaataattaacagGCACACTTTGGAATCTCTAGGGCAAATACTGAAAAAATGAGGAACAGAATGAGCTAacggagaagaaaaatgaataatagaaaatatttatgaataccaaaagcaaaggccagaaaggagaaacagaacagaacagacaaagagaacaaaaacccAATTCTATCATCACATGCGTGAAATGTACGTGGACCGAACACCTGAACTGAAAAGCAGAGGCTGTGGAACTGAGCTAAGTGAAAACACACCAGTCGCATGCTATTTCGAGGATGCCCATGGGTTGAATGCAAAAGGATGAATGGTGTACAAGAAGTTGAGGATTCCATGAAAACAGTAAGGGAAAGAAGCTGATGTGCCTACTTTAATGTCAGACAAAGTATAATTTGGGCAAGAAGGCTGAGAGATAACGAGGGACCCTTCATCACGATCAAAGAATCAAGTCAGCAGGAAAACGTAATTTTAAGTCTGCGTGTATCTTATAAATAGTTtccacgggcacctgggtggctcagtcggtcgagcgtccaacttcggctcaggtcaccatctcacagtttcgcgagtttgagcccctcattgggctctgcgcggacagcaaGGAGCcgacttcagatcctctgtcctcctctctcgttctctctctctcaaaaataaataaacgttaaagaaaatttccaaatatatgaatcaaaactaatataacgccaagaagaaatacacaaatgCACACTCAGAGATTGCAAACGTATCTGTGTAAATAACAAAACACATGGACAAAATGTTGGTGAAGACACAGAATATCTGATTAGCACAATTAACCACCATGGACTGATCACAATCCTCAAGAACTCTGGAATAGTCACTCCTTACAAGGACCTCCAGGATACCTACCAAAATAGACTATAACCTGGTCACTAGAACAAatctcaaactttaaaacaatatagtgtatgttttctgaccacagtgaaaTAAAACTACAAATCAGTAACGAAAACATAACCAAAAAAGTCAGCAGGTGCTTGGGAACTCAGCAACACGTTTCTGAATAACCCATGGGCCAAGAGAGATGCCGCAAACAGGAATTAGAAACTACTTTGAACCAAATAGACATAAagcacaacatatcaaaatgtgGGGAATGTAGCTGAAACAGTGCTCAGCGAGCATTGCAAAGACTTAAGAGCACAGATCACAAAAGAAGAACCTGCTGAAAATAAACGATCTAAGCTTTCAACACAAGAcgcaagaaaaagagaagccaaCTAAGTCAaaacaaaggggaagaaagggagcgATTCTGTAAACAGAATCCggtgaaataaaatacagacatacaatgaagaaaatcagcaaaacccaAAGAGAATCCTTTGCAACGAATGACAAAAttgctgcagagagagagaaagagaatatgggTCAAAGGGCTCAACGCTAGATGTCTTAACAGATATGCAAGACCGCCGTGAGAGTGATGAGCATTTCTTCCTGCGATTCCTGAACATCGATTACCGTCCACACGTGTGGACAGTGACTCGGGGAAGCCCATGTCTTGGCCAAATCACAGACGTGGTTAAGTACAGAGCTGGGTTTGACCTCAGAGTGAGTCCTAAAGCCTCTGTTCTTTCCATTGTCCCTTTCAAggcccaatgcagagcctgatggaggtgTTAGCCAACCTATGGTGGTGATCGTATTGAAACATATAAATGTTTCAAGTCAACACGTTGTGTACCTTAagcttatacaatgttatatgtcaattatatctttaaaagagagagagaaagagcgagagagactCAATGTGCAGAATTAGGACCTGGACTGCTTGAAAATCCCCTGGATCTGAAAatatgagctctttttttttaaaaaacaaaagaattttttttaatgtttacttattttttgagagagagacagagtgtgagtgggggaggggtagagaaagggaggcacagaatccgaagcaggctccaggctctgagctgtcagcacagagcccgacgtgcagCGTGAACCCAcgatctgcgagatcatgacctgagctaaagctggacgcttaaccgactgagccacccaggcgccgctgaaAACGTGAGCTCTGATGTTAAAGTTGAACACGGCCCCCTCCGCTGCCATCCCACCGGACACCTGTCTAAACAGCCTGAGCAGAGGGGCAGGCTTGTGTCTCAGGTTGTGCACAGGAAGGGGCCATCCGGGTGGGAGTCCACCCTTCCTGCGACCTGACGGCCCAAGTTATTTAAAGTTCCCTGTGCCTGTGTTCTCGCATCTGCTAAATGGGGACGATGATCATCCCTCCTCCGAGGGCTGCTGGACGCTCACCTGAGGAAAGGGGACGCTCCGCACTCTAGAAAGTTAGCAAGATGATGAGAAGGCAGCGATTCGAGATCAACCTATCAGGGGGCCGCTGCTTGCCCTCAGAGCTCGCCCTGGGTCTGCAGAACACCACggtcttttctcctccttttccaaaCGTGCTTCTCTCGCTCCTGCTCCGTCGATGTTTCCTCGCGGGGCACTGGATACCTCGGCACTTCCCCCCACCAGCGACGAAGCGGCTGAATTGCCATCATTTCTGGAATTCTCCGTGCGTAAGGAAGGCCCCATCCACCTGCCAGCCAGACCTGGTTTCTCCTCCAAGGGCGGCCCGTGGGCTTCTGCGGTCAGTTGCCCTGACAGCTGAGTCACCTGCACCCCCCTTTCCACAGCACCCTCCTTGCCCCCCACCATCTTGCTTTCCCCCTGCGGACACTCCTCCGCTCTCACCAAGCGGCCCCCAGCTGTGCTGGCCCCCAATGCGACTTCTGTCTCCAGGACGCGGATCCTGCTCAGAAGATGGGCGTTCTCCCCCCTGAAGGCCTGAACCGTGTCTTCTATCCCCAGCACCACGCCCTTCATCAGCTCTTTGTAACTGACCCCGAGCTCCGAGATCAGCGCCTTGAGCTCCCGGTTTTCCATTGTGACGTGCTCCATCACACCCTTGGATTTTCTGGCGCTCTCGGCCGTGGCTCTCTGAAGCTGGGCCAGGTGCCCTTTCAGCTGCTCGTTCTCCTCTTCGAGCTCGGAAATTTTGCCGTAACTTTTCCCGTTGCAGTCTTCCAGGTCAGAAACGACCTGCCGGTATTGGGCCAGCTCCCTCTGCAAGAGCACGATGTCTCCGACCAGCATGCTGTTGTCCTGTTCGAGGACCGCCATCTTGGtcacatttctctccctctcttcctcgaGGGCGCACACTTTTCGACGGCATCTCTCTCGGTCGCCCCGCAGCTCGGCGTTGTCACGTAAAACTTGGCTTCTCTCTCGTTTCAGCCCAGAAATGAGCCGGTGAAACCTTGTCCTCTCTTCTTCAAGGGCTCTCAGTGGCTGGGAGGGCTGGTTCCCACCCAGCTCGGAGGGCCACTCTGGACCCGGACCCACATCATCTGAATCAGGCACCATCCCTGGGAGAATGGTGCTGGTCCCCAGGACCTCCGTCCCGCCTGGTCCGACCTCTTCGTCGGTCCCCCCGGGTCTGACCTCTCTGGCCAAACAAATATCCGAGCCCTGGTTTGCCAAAGCCTGCTGGGAGTGAGCATTCTCCGGGGGGCTGTGCTGTTTCCGAGCCAAGCTCTTGCTTCCTCCGGCCGGCATGGAGGTTGGCCACCatcgccccccgcccccacgcagCAGGATGGAGAGTTGCTGGGAAGAagcttctgcctccttcccaaaTTCGTCTCTTCTGAGCTCAGACCTGTCAGGTTGTTGGCTCAGAGCCCACGGATCACTGGTAGGTTCAGTTCCCCTGGGTGGAAAGGCCGATCGGGGAGACAGCGTCAGACCTCCCTCTGCCACCGGGGAGAGCATTTCCTGGTGCTCACGTTCCTCGGGGCCAGGCTCCCCTGGGACATCCCTGTGGGCCAGACGAGACCCTTCTAGAGGCAgtgctttctcctccttctctccttgcctttgGTCCCCAGGGCTTTCCTCTTGCAGATTCGGAGCATTTGCAGACCACACGAGCGTTTCCTCCTCGCCCTGCCCTGCAAGGAGCTGAGTGCCTCCCGGACTTGGCCTCTGGGAGCCCTGGGCCCTGGCTGGGGGGGCCTCTTCCTCCTCCGGTGACAaaagccctccctccctccacctcctacTCAGGGGTGCGGGACCCTCAGTTGACAGGGGGGCCTCCTCCTGCAAAAGAGGCCATGGGAGCTTTGGCCTGGGCCAAGGGCAGGAGACAGAGGCCTGGGTTTCTGAGGCCCTGTTCTCGACCGGCTGGCCCTCTGGGGCTCTGACGCCGTCCCCCAGGCTCGGGTTGTCTCGGCTTCCCTGACTTAGCTTGCTCTCGTCACCAAggtctgcctccttcctgccccgACTCCTCCTCGCCCCCCGCTCCTCGGTTCTCCACTCTGggggccctcctccctccttccaagcGCCTTTCACATCTCTGGGTGACTTGAATTTGTGACTTGAGATCTGGGGTGGCTCGTGGCAGAGGGAGGCAGTCTGGCCCCTTCTCCAGTGGGGATTCCGGCAGGTGGGTCCTCCGGTTCTGGGAGCAGGTGGGAACCTGGCGTCCAGCGTCCGTCGCATCTGGGATTCTTGTGCAGAAGCCTCCCGGAGCAGGAGCAGCGGTGGCAAGGAAGGGGGGTTCCCGGCCGGCCCCCAGGGAGGGAGTGTGGACGTCTGCACCAGGACCCGGGCAGCTGCTAGCCTCTGCTCTGAAATCCCGGCCAGCTCCACGGGGAGGAGTGAGCCATCCCTGTACTGGCCGGGGGGGCAGCCACAGATGAGGAGAAAAGTCTGCACATCCAAGCTGGGCTCAGCCAGAGTCCGCTAaggatgggaagagaagagaagagaagggaaggtgtGAAGCGGCCCCTGCCTCTCTTTAGTCCCCCACACCTCTCAGACCTCATCTCCTGATGCTCTTGGTGCTTCCTCACCCAGCCACACGGGCCTCCCTAGCACACCAAGCCTGGtgccaccccagggcctttgcacctgctcttccctctgcccagaatatCCCTCCCCAGATCCCCTCGTGGCTTACTCCCAATCGATGCATATCTCTGCTCAGACGTTCCTTCCTCAAGAAGCCCCTGACCGTTTCCCCACACGGTTCATGTTCTCTTTtactgtgcccccctccccacatcccgCTGCACATCTATGTGGGCATCGTCTAACGCCCCTCAGCCCTGCGTGTCCAATACGGTAGCCACAGGCCACCGGCCACCGGCCACCGGCCACATTCCGAGAGCACCGGACATTTCCGTCATCGTGGGAGATCTAGGGGacagggcggggcaggggcccTGGGCCAAGACCAGTGCCGGCCCGCAAGACATGCTAATTCAGTGCATGTATCCAGGGAGGAGACTGGGCCAGCTcacaggctgggctggggaggggctgctaggagggaggggggcctgggaggggcaACTTGGCTCCGTGCAGCCTGACTGACCCGCGGCCCCGGGCTAGGGacctgcccactccccacccaggTCTCAGGCTGTTACAGTGCATCCCCTCGAATCTCCCTCTCAGTTAGTTCCAGAACGTTCTTCCAAGCCCTTCTTGAGCCCCTTCTCCCGCCGCCCACGCGCAGTAGGGCTGGAGCCCTGGGCTGGCAGAAAGCCTCCGACCTCACCCGTCCACGGTCAGATCCTGGGACGTCTTCCAGGGTCTCATCTGTGGCCTCCAGGCCTGCCACCACAACACAGGGGCCTCGCCCGGCCCCGACACGGTCCCAGGAGCAGCACGCCTCAGAGGGCTGGCCTGGGAGGCAAGAGGACCCCAAGAGTTAAAGAGACCCTCCTAGGGGTTTTCTCACAACTGTTGCCAGTGACTGAGCCCCCCTGCACGTGGGAGGGCCCGGCTCTTCTCACGGACTCACGTCCTCCGAGCCCCAGAGACAGCCAATGGCCGCAACCTGCCAggcgaggaaaccgaggctcgcGGATGGGGAATGACTGTCGCCGATGAGCAGCAGGTCGGGTCTGGAAGCCACCTGTGCTGACCACAGAGCTCACGCAGGCGACGAATACCTGCCGTGAGACCTGCCTCAACCCCGCCCCCTCGTGGTCACACGGGGTGCTgatcccccgccccacccccagccccgcgcGGCTGGCATGCAGACAAAGGGGCTGACGCTAGACTTCACCACCAGACGGCCCGCCTCCTCCTTCTTCCACGGACAAATCAGACCTGTTTGACTTGCCAGCTCTGCTCCCCAGAAAtagaatgggggggggagggggagcgtcAGGGGGCCCATCACCAGCACCACTGGGTGTAAGTAACCCTCTCGTCTACAAACTGCATTTGGCCTCGGAAGGCTGTCCGTAAACCACAGACAGCTAGTTGGACATCGTGGCTTTGGGGCTCCCCAAGTGCAGCGGCTTTTGCAACAGAGGCTCTGGAAGCCGGGCCCAAGACTGTGACCAGACACATGGGTTCCCATGAGGGACAAGTTAGGGACAAGGGGCTCTGAGCCCTAGCAGCTCCCAGACCTCACACCTGTCTCACCCCTGAGCTgtcaagggggggtgggggtgggggacagaataGTCGTTACATGGTCTTCTGCAAAGACATCCCCTCCCGAGACACCGGCTGCCCCGTGCTAGGACAGGTGTCACCAGGCTGGCACCCTTCTGAGGGCGGAGGGAGTGAGCCTCAATGTCTAGGTGAGCCCACGTCAAGGACCTTGTCTGGACATCGCACACCCTGATCCCACCTTCTCCAGCTGTGTGGCATCGAGCAAGCGACactacctctctgagccttagcttCCCCTCTGCAGAATGGGGcagtcacccccccaccccgcccccgccccggcacACTAGCATGTCCCAGGTGAGCTAGCCCGTCAGCGGAGGTCCACGCAGGCACCCGACGCACCCACAGCACCCACACACCTGCTGGACTTCTCGGGCCAGGGGCGCCGTGGGAGCAGAGGGTGGTCTGCAAGCCTCGGCTTCGGCAGGCATCCAGGGCGCCCTCCCCGGGCAGGGCCAGTGGCTCGTCCTGAAGCTGGCTCAGGGCGTCCTTGAGGAAGACACAAGGAGGGAGCTGGGAGGATGCTTCCTCCAACCACTCGGGAGGGAGCCGGGTCCCCGGCTGAGAGCAGAGGGCACGAGGCCTGACCCCGGCCCCAGTGCTCTTGGTCCGAAGGCCAACCCCCCTCCTATTGGCACGACTCAGTTCAGCAGACAACGAGGTGTGGCACTCGGTTCTCCGAGGAGTGTCTGTCCGGCCAAGATGCCCCCGGGCTCCCTAGAGTGGCACCACAGGCTCCCAGTCCCCTCTCCTTCCCGAAGGTCCTCTGTGTCCCCCCAGCAGAGGCAGGTGCCTGCCCGGGGGCCCCAGGCAGTCCTGTCCTTCAACCGTCAACAAGTCCCAAATGCTGCAGCCACGGGTCTCCAGGGGACACCCCTCCCCTTGGCCTCTCCCAAACGGCAAGCCAGCTGTGCGGACAGAGCTTCCCTGAGCAGGCACCCGCCCTGCAGGGCATCGTGCAGACACAGCCCAGCGCCGATCCACCATCCATGAGGGGCTGGGGACGGGCCCCCTCTGGC
Coding sequences:
- the CB1H4orf50 gene encoding uncharacterized protein C4orf50 homolog, with product MEPAARGRTEKSFSYVVRAPGSDGFDVMNVDVKIDTCWVFQDVEDGGEGPGCLPAATAGSPDTDAGVLRKQLESSEQKLLAAVDKHVMSESRLRSRIQELELSERQLLQSVDQLNARVLQERSDAARAQEKLQALRDELASQVLEKERAARRQRWRLRRLRERLRRKDEALGRQAAALERCRGTQRRQLALVREQERGLREQVRRLERDVRRLCHAAGLLLAELDAPAARGPRALGPAGPGGEAEELRALQARAERGERERDEAARRLREQRATECRLRGQLEDLRCCIYELKLSEISLQGQVEDLAQQNRSLREELGAQAPRESARSPASAGQCSPDALSQLQDEPLALPGEGALDACRSRGLQTTLCSHGAPGPRSPAGQPSEACCSWDRVGAGRGPCVVVAGLEATDETLEDVPGSDRGRRTLAEPSLDVQTFLLICGCPPGQYRDGSLLPVELAGISEQRLAAARVLVQTSTLPPWGPAGNPPSLPPLLLLREASAQESQMRRTLDARFPPAPRTGGPTCRNPHWRRGQTASLCHEPPQISSHKFKSPRDVKGAWKEGGGPPEWRTEERGARRSRGRKEADLGDESKLSQGSRDNPSLGDGVRAPEGQPVENRASETQASVSCPWPRPKLPWPLLQEEAPLSTEGPAPLSRRWREGGLLSPEEEEAPPARAQGSQRPSPGGTQLLAGQGEEETLVWSANAPNLQEESPGDQRQGEKEEKALPLEGSRLAHRDVPGEPGPEEREHQEMLSPVAEGGLTLSPRSAFPPRGTEPTSDPWALSQQPDRSELRRDEFGKEAEASSQQLSILLRGGGGRWWPTSMPAGGSKSLARKQHSPPENAHSQQALANQGSDICLAREVRPGGTDEEVGPGGTEVLGTSTILPGMVPDSDDVGPGPEWPSELGGNQPSQPLRALEEERTRFHRLISGLKRERSQVLRDNAELRGDRERCRRKVCALEEERERNVTKMAVLEQDNSMLVGDIVLLQRELAQYRQVVSDLEDCNGKSYGKISELEEENEQLKGHLAQLQRATAESARKSKGVMEHVTMENRELKALISELGVSYKELMKGVVLGIEDTVQAFRGENAHLLSRIRVLETEVALGASTAGGRLVRAEECPQGESKMVGGKEGAVERGVQVTQLSGQLTAEAHGPPLEEKPGLAGRWMGPSLRTENSRNDGNSAASSLVGGSAEVSSAPRGNIDGAGAREARLEKEEKRPWCSADPGRALRASSGPLIGFLPLQGTETDTPKEDLRLCTGHLQHQVLTLRCQLRDQASAHRVLQVSHGEATRLRDQLKGELEELQRKQHEANSAVAPLKAKLASLVQKCRERNHLITHLLWELRRRGAEDHLLSETARGMVDDVALAEYAATFLAPALPETSHHLDVESETAAAVRAQKYLPKPKTDSVIIQKPLHSESWPVPEAEWPAQNTARPDSPKLPPPSGPTPGPGACPCPAAAAVEPACPARRPRGEGGLSCPVLRADDPPPPSELLSPARILAFHKELTQSIRSNAQVHRSPLEL